The Anabas testudineus chromosome 11, fAnaTes1.2, whole genome shotgun sequence genome has a segment encoding these proteins:
- the fam49al gene encoding protein FAM49AL isoform X3 codes for MGNLIKVLGKDLENCPHFFLDFENAQPTEAETAVWNQVSAVLEEAHGILAELQSYNGAGQEIREAIQNPGDLALQEKAWNAVCPLVAKLKRFYEFSLRLENALRSLLEALTSPPYAPMQHLEREQALAKQFAEILHFTLSFDELKMTNPAIQNDFSYYRRTISRNRLNNQQLEAENEVNNEMANRMSLFYAEATPMLKTLSNATTKFVSENKTLPIEDTTDCLSTMACVCRVMLETPEYRCRFTNTDTMLFCMRVMVGVIILYDHVHPVGAFAKTSKIDMKGCIKVLKEQPSNSVEGLLNALRYTTRHLNDDSTSKQIRALLQ; via the exons ATGGGGAACCTCATTAAGGTCCTTGGCAAGGATTTAGAGAACTGTCCACATTTTTTCCTGGACTTTGAAA ATGCCCAGCCCACGGAGGCAGAGACAGCCGTGTGGAACCAGGTCAGCGCTGTGCTGGAGGAGGCTCACGGGATACTAGCCGAGCTGCAGTCCTATAATGGCGCGGGCCAAGAGATACGAGAA GCCATTCAGAACCCAGGTGACCTCGCTCTTCAGGAGAAGGCCTGGAACGCAGTCTGTCCCCTTGTGGCCAAGCTGAAGAGGTTCTATGAGTTCTCCCTTCGACTGG AGAACGCCCTGCGCAGTCTGCTGGAGGCGCTGACGAGCCCGCCTTACGCTCCAATGCAGCACCTGGAGAGGGAGCAGGCCCTGGCCAAACAGTTCGCCGAGATCCTTCATTTTACACTGAGCTTTGATGAACTAAAG ATGACAAACCCAGCCATTCAGAATGACTTCAGCTACTACAGGAGGACCATAAGTAGGAACAGGCTGAACAACCAGCAG CTGGAGGCAGAGAATGAAGTCAACAATGAGATGGCCAATCGGATGTCCCTGTTCTACGCTGAAGCAACACCAATGCTGAAGACTCTGAGTAACGCCACTACCAAGTTTGTCTCAGAG AATAAGACCTTGCCCATAGAGGACACCACAGACTGTTTGAGCACCATGGCCTGCGTGTGTCGTGTCATGCTGGAAACTCC GGAGTACCGCTGTCGGTTCACCAACACAGACACCATGTTGTTCTGTATGAGGGTGATGGTGGGCGTCATCATCCTCTATGATCATGTTCACCCAGTCGGAGCTTTTGCCAAGACCTCCAAAATTGAT ATGAAGGGCTGCATCAAGGTGCTGAAAGAGCAGCCGTCCAATAGCGTGGAGGGACTTCTGAATGCACTGAG GTATACGACACGACATCTAAATGATGACAGCACCTCCAAACAAATCAGGGCCCTCctacaatga
- the fam49al gene encoding protein FAM49AL isoform X2, whose product MGNLLKVLACAELEHGPIVFLDFEHAQPTEAETAVWNQVSAVLEEAHGILAELQSYNGAGQEIREAIQNPGDLALQEKAWNAVCPLVAKLKRFYEFSLRLENALRSLLEALTSPPYAPMQHLEREQALAKQFAEILHFTLSFDELKMTNPAIQNDFSYYRRTISRNRLNNQQLEAENEVNNEMANRMSLFYAEATPMLKTLSNATTKFVSENKTLPIEDTTDCLSTMACVCRVMLETPEYRCRFTNTDTMLFCMRVMVGVIILYDHVHPVGAFAKTSKIDMKGCIKVLKEQPSNSVEGLLNALRYTTRHLNDDSTSKQIRALLQ is encoded by the exons ATGGGAAACCTCCTGAAAGTGCTGGCTTGCGCCGAACTTGAGCATGGCCCAATAGTTTTCCTTGACTTTGAAC ATGCCCAGCCCACGGAGGCAGAGACAGCCGTGTGGAACCAGGTCAGCGCTGTGCTGGAGGAGGCTCACGGGATACTAGCCGAGCTGCAGTCCTATAATGGCGCGGGCCAAGAGATACGAGAA GCCATTCAGAACCCAGGTGACCTCGCTCTTCAGGAGAAGGCCTGGAACGCAGTCTGTCCCCTTGTGGCCAAGCTGAAGAGGTTCTATGAGTTCTCCCTTCGACTGG AGAACGCCCTGCGCAGTCTGCTGGAGGCGCTGACGAGCCCGCCTTACGCTCCAATGCAGCACCTGGAGAGGGAGCAGGCCCTGGCCAAACAGTTCGCCGAGATCCTTCATTTTACACTGAGCTTTGATGAACTAAAG ATGACAAACCCAGCCATTCAGAATGACTTCAGCTACTACAGGAGGACCATAAGTAGGAACAGGCTGAACAACCAGCAG CTGGAGGCAGAGAATGAAGTCAACAATGAGATGGCCAATCGGATGTCCCTGTTCTACGCTGAAGCAACACCAATGCTGAAGACTCTGAGTAACGCCACTACCAAGTTTGTCTCAGAG AATAAGACCTTGCCCATAGAGGACACCACAGACTGTTTGAGCACCATGGCCTGCGTGTGTCGTGTCATGCTGGAAACTCC GGAGTACCGCTGTCGGTTCACCAACACAGACACCATGTTGTTCTGTATGAGGGTGATGGTGGGCGTCATCATCCTCTATGATCATGTTCACCCAGTCGGAGCTTTTGCCAAGACCTCCAAAATTGAT ATGAAGGGCTGCATCAAGGTGCTGAAAGAGCAGCCGTCCAATAGCGTGGAGGGACTTCTGAATGCACTGAG GTATACGACACGACATCTAAATGATGACAGCACCTCCAAACAAATCAGGGCCCTCctacaatga
- the fam49al gene encoding protein FAM49AL isoform X1, whose translation MPPSLIFTPYPHLTSHFHFPVSFPLLFPPFLSSLPDAQPTEAETAVWNQVSAVLEEAHGILAELQSYNGAGQEIREAIQNPGDLALQEKAWNAVCPLVAKLKRFYEFSLRLENALRSLLEALTSPPYAPMQHLEREQALAKQFAEILHFTLSFDELKMTNPAIQNDFSYYRRTISRNRLNNQQLEAENEVNNEMANRMSLFYAEATPMLKTLSNATTKFVSENKTLPIEDTTDCLSTMACVCRVMLETPEYRCRFTNTDTMLFCMRVMVGVIILYDHVHPVGAFAKTSKIDMKGCIKVLKEQPSNSVEGLLNALRYTTRHLNDDSTSKQIRALLQ comes from the exons ATGCCACCTTCCCTTATTTTTACTCCCTACCCACACCTTACGTCACATTTTCACTTCCCTGTGTCTTTCCCcctcctgtttcctcctttcttGTCTTCCCTCCCAGATGCCCAGCCCACGGAGGCAGAGACAGCCGTGTGGAACCAGGTCAGCGCTGTGCTGGAGGAGGCTCACGGGATACTAGCCGAGCTGCAGTCCTATAATGGCGCGGGCCAAGAGATACGAGAA GCCATTCAGAACCCAGGTGACCTCGCTCTTCAGGAGAAGGCCTGGAACGCAGTCTGTCCCCTTGTGGCCAAGCTGAAGAGGTTCTATGAGTTCTCCCTTCGACTGG AGAACGCCCTGCGCAGTCTGCTGGAGGCGCTGACGAGCCCGCCTTACGCTCCAATGCAGCACCTGGAGAGGGAGCAGGCCCTGGCCAAACAGTTCGCCGAGATCCTTCATTTTACACTGAGCTTTGATGAACTAAAG ATGACAAACCCAGCCATTCAGAATGACTTCAGCTACTACAGGAGGACCATAAGTAGGAACAGGCTGAACAACCAGCAG CTGGAGGCAGAGAATGAAGTCAACAATGAGATGGCCAATCGGATGTCCCTGTTCTACGCTGAAGCAACACCAATGCTGAAGACTCTGAGTAACGCCACTACCAAGTTTGTCTCAGAG AATAAGACCTTGCCCATAGAGGACACCACAGACTGTTTGAGCACCATGGCCTGCGTGTGTCGTGTCATGCTGGAAACTCC GGAGTACCGCTGTCGGTTCACCAACACAGACACCATGTTGTTCTGTATGAGGGTGATGGTGGGCGTCATCATCCTCTATGATCATGTTCACCCAGTCGGAGCTTTTGCCAAGACCTCCAAAATTGAT ATGAAGGGCTGCATCAAGGTGCTGAAAGAGCAGCCGTCCAATAGCGTGGAGGGACTTCTGAATGCACTGAG GTATACGACACGACATCTAAATGATGACAGCACCTCCAAACAAATCAGGGCCCTCctacaatga